Proteins from a genomic interval of Quercus lobata isolate SW786 chromosome 11, ValleyOak3.0 Primary Assembly, whole genome shotgun sequence:
- the LOC115968021 gene encoding endo-1,4-beta-xylanase 5 isoform X1, translated as MRDSPSLTFSFSLLAFFLVIGCPLVASYDGPLYDYTAYTECKGQPEKALYDGGILKDDEPVSVKGSIGGSASIVFWPAFMLHNLTQGTYYCFSSWVKIQGAESALIKASLKSQDVSYDCIGTVIAKHGCWSFLKGGFVVTSPSIFSILTLQNSDDKQIDIEITSASLQPFTEQQWRINQQHIINTQRKRAVTIHVSDEHGDKLQGAAINIEQVSKDFPFGSAIAKTILGNLPYQNWFAKRFNAAVFENELKWYATEPDQGQVNYTIADNMLEFIRANQIIVRGHNIFWEDPKYTPQWVRDLTGPELQSAVNSRIQSLMNKYKEEFIHWDVSNEMLHFDFYEQRLGPNATLHFYEIAHMSDPLATLFMNEFNVVETCSDVNSTVDTYILRMRELERGGVSMDGIGLEGHFTIPNPPLMRAILDKLATLGLPIWLTEVDISNTLGQEAQAIYLEEVLREGFSHPSVTGIMLWTALHPNGCYQMCLTDNNFQNLPAGDTVDKLLKEWQTGEGQGQTDEHGSYSFYGFLGEYKVNVKYSNRRVNSTFSLCGGDETKHYNIQL; from the exons ATGAGGGATAGTCCTTCTCTTACTTTTAGCTTTAGCCTCTTGGCTTTCTTCCTTGTCATAGGATGTCCTTTGGTTGCTTCATATG ATGGGCCTTTGTATGATTACACTGCTTACACTGAG TGTAAAGGGCAGCCAGAGAAAGCACTTTACGATGGAGGGATTCTCAAAGATGATGAGCCTGTAAGTGTCAAAGGCAGCATTGGTGGTTCTGCAAGTATTGTATTTTGGCCGGCTTTCATGTTGCACAACCTCACTCAGGGCACTTATTACTGTTTCTCAA GTTGGGTCAAGATACAAGGTGCAGAATCAGCTCTCATAAAGGCAAGCCTGAAGTCACAAGATGTGTCATATGACTGTATAGGGACTGTTATAGCAAAGCATGGATGCTGGTCATTTCTCAAGGGTGGATTTGTTGTGACTTCACCATCCATTTTCTCAATTCTAACCCTTCAG AATTCTGACGACAAGCAAATTGATATAGAAATTACAAGCGCTTCGTTACAGCCATTTACTGAGCAGCAATGGAGAATAAATCAGCAACATATTATTAACACT CAAAGGAAGCGTGCTGTAACAATCCATGTCTCAGATGAACATGGAGATAAGTTGCAAGGGGCAGCCATTAACATAGAGCAAGTCTCGAAAGATTTCCCATTTGGTTCTGCAATTGCAAAGACTATTCTTGGCAATTTGCCTTATCAA AATTGGTTTGCTAAGCGATTCAATGCAGCAGTCTTTGAGAATGAACTCAAGTGGTATGCCACAGAACCTGACCAAGGGCAGGTAAACTACACTATAGCAGACAATATGTTGGAGTTTATTCGTGCTAACCAAATCATTGTTAGAGGCCACAATATATTCTGGGAGGACCCCAAATACACACCACAATGGGTGCGTGACCTTACAGGACCTGAATTACAATCAGCTGTCAATTCGCGTATACAAAGTCTAATGAACAAGTACAAAGAAGAATTCATACACTGGGATGTTAGCAATGAAATGCTTCACTTTGATTTCTATGAGCAACGACTTGGCCCTAATGCCACGTTGCATTTCTATGAGATAGCACACATGTCAGATCCATTGGCAACCCTCtttatgaatgaatttaatGTGGTTGAGACTTGCAGTGATGTGAATTCCACAGTTGATACCTACATTTTAAGGATGAGAGAACTCGAACGTGGTGGTGTCTCAATGGATGGGATTGGTTTAGAGGGTCATTTTACCATACCAAACCCTCCTTTGATGAGAGCTATTCTAGATAAGTTGGCCACATTAGGGCTTCCCATATGGCTTACAGAAGTGGATATCAGCAATACACTTGGTCAAGAAGCACAG GCTATTTACCTAGAAGAAGTACTGAGAGAAGGCTTTTCACATCCTTCTGTGACTGGAATTATGCTTTGGACCGCACTGCATCCTAATGGGTGTTATCAAATGTGCCTGACtgataataattttcaaaatctgcCAGCTGGAGACACGGTTGACAAGCTACTTAAAGAATGGCAAACTGGGGAGGGACAAGGTCAGACAGACGAGCATGGTTCTTATAGCTTTTATGGCTTCTTAGGAGAATATAAAGTGAATGTCAAATACAGCAATAGAAGGGTAAATTCAACATTTTCGCTCTGTGGAGGTGATGAAACTAAACATTATAACATTCAATTGTAG
- the LOC115968153 gene encoding protein NUCLEAR FUSION DEFECTIVE 4-like: protein MGFFELSSYSSKSSVTALKWLGFVAAIWVQAISGNNYTFSNYSDALKSLMNLTQLELNNLSVAKDVGKAFGLLAGFASDKLPTWVILLIGSVEGLVGYGAQWLVVSETIKPLSYWQMCIFLCMGGNSTTWMNTAVLVTCIRNFRRNRGPVSGILKGYVGLSTAIFTDVCAALFSDDASSFLVMLAVVPFAVCLVAAVFLRESPPASTSSEEKEETQFFWVFNAVAVFVAVYLLAYDFIPSPSAVFSEAFSAILMVLLASPLGVPVYIYFKNRSRPGSDVEGQVGENTEPLLVTAAAAAEGEDTAEEVAVVEVKRGQPLIGEEHTIVEVLKTIDFWVLFVSFLCGVGTGLAVQNNMGQIGLALGYSDVSIFVSLISIWGFFGRIVSGTVSEYFIKKAGTPRPLWNAAAQILMVFGFVILALALPGSLYIGSILVGICYGIRIAISVPTASELFGLKYYGLIYNILILNLPLGSFLFSGLLAGILYDMEATPTAGGGNTCVGAHCYRTTFVVMAVACIIGFGLDILLSIRTKAVYTKIYTSKKSKKSSAPSNGRRQILN from the exons ATGGGCTTCTTCGAGCTCTCCTCCTATTCTTCCAAATCTTCAGTCACAGCCCTCAAATGGCTTGGCTTTGTCGCTGCCATATGGGTCCAAGCTATCTCAGGCAACAACTACACCTTCTCAAACTACTCCGATGCCTTAAAGTCCCTAATGAACCTAACCCAACTTGAGCTCAACAATCTCTCTGTGGCCAAAGATGTGGGCAAGGCATTTGGGCTTCTCGCTGGCTTTGCTTCTGACAAATTGCCCACCTGGGTGATCCTCCTTATTGGCTCGGTCGAAGGCCTCGTTGGCTATGGGGCTCAATGGCTTGTTGTCAGTGAAACAATTAAGCCTCTCTCTTATTGGCAG ATGTGTATATTCTTGTGCATGGGAGGAAACAGCACCACGTGGATGAACACGGCAGTGTTGGTGACGTGTATAAGGAACTTTCGGAGAAACAGAGGTCCGGTGTCCGGAATTCTCAAGGGCTACGTGGGGCTCAGCACCGCCATATTCACCGACGTCTGCGCCGCCCTCTTCTCCGACGACGCCTCCTCCTTCCTCGTCATGCTCGCCGTCGTTCCCTTCGCCGTCTGCCTCGTCGCCGCCGTGTTCCTCCGCGAGTCCCCTCCGGCGTCCACTAGCTCCGAGGAGAAGGAAGAGACGCAGTTCTTCTGGGTCTTCAACGCCGTCGCCGTCTTCGTCGCCGTTTACCTCTTGGCCTACGATTTCATCCCAAGTCCCAGCGCGGTTTTCTCCGAAGCCTTCTCCGCCATTCTTATGGTCCTCTTAGCTTCTCCGCTGGGAGTCCCGGTTTATATCTACTTCAAGAACCGGTCTCGACCGGGTTCAGATGTTGAAGGGCAGGTGGGTGAAAACACTGAACCGTTGTTGGTGACGGCGGCGGCGGCAGCGGAGGGTGAGGATACGGCTGAGGAAGTGGCGGTGGTTGAGGTGAAGAGAGGACAGCCGTTGATCGGAGAGGAGCACACGATTGTTGAGGTCTTGAAGACCATTGATTTCTGGGTTCTGTTCGTGTCGTTTTTGTGTGGAGTTGGGACTGGTTTGGCGGTGCAGAACAACATGGGTCAGATAGGATTGGCGCTTGGGTACAGTGACGTTTCGATATTCGTTTCGCTTATCAGTATTTGGGGCTTTTTCGGGCGAATCGTCTCGGGTACTGTTTCGGAGTACTTCATCAA GAAAGCTGGAACACCAAGGCCTCTTTGGAATGCGGCTGCTCAGATTCTAATGGTTTTTGGTTTCGTTATTTTGGCCCTGGCTCTGCCTGGTTCCTTGTACATTGGTTCAATCTTAGTAGGAATATGCTATGGGATCCGAATAGCCATTAGTGTCCCAACAGCTTCTGAACTTTTTGGTCTAAAATACTATGGTCTCATTTACAACATTCTAATCCTCAACCTTCCCCTTGGTTCCTTCCTCTTCTCTGGTCTACTTGCCGGCATTTTATACGACATGGAGGCTACTCCCACTGCTGGAGGCGGCAATACTTGTGTTGGAGCCCATTGTTACAGGACAACCTTTGTGGTCATGGCTGTTGCATGCATTATTGGGTTTGGTCTAGACATTTTATTGTCTATTAGAACCAAAGCTGTTTATACCAAGATTTATACGagcaagaaatcaaagaaatccTCTGCACCATCTAATGGGCGAAGACAAATACTAAATTGA
- the LOC115968021 gene encoding endo-1,4-beta-xylanase 5 isoform X2, which translates to MRDSPSLTFSFSLLAFFLVIGCPLVASYDGPLYDYTAYTECKGQPEKALYDGGILKDDEPVSVKGSIGGSASIVFWPAFMLHNLTQGTYYCFSSWVKIQGAESALIKASLKSQDVSYDCIGTVIAKHGCWSFLKGGFVVTSPSIFSILTLQQRKRAVTIHVSDEHGDKLQGAAINIEQVSKDFPFGSAIAKTILGNLPYQNWFAKRFNAAVFENELKWYATEPDQGQVNYTIADNMLEFIRANQIIVRGHNIFWEDPKYTPQWVRDLTGPELQSAVNSRIQSLMNKYKEEFIHWDVSNEMLHFDFYEQRLGPNATLHFYEIAHMSDPLATLFMNEFNVVETCSDVNSTVDTYILRMRELERGGVSMDGIGLEGHFTIPNPPLMRAILDKLATLGLPIWLTEVDISNTLGQEAQAIYLEEVLREGFSHPSVTGIMLWTALHPNGCYQMCLTDNNFQNLPAGDTVDKLLKEWQTGEGQGQTDEHGSYSFYGFLGEYKVNVKYSNRRVNSTFSLCGGDETKHYNIQL; encoded by the exons ATGAGGGATAGTCCTTCTCTTACTTTTAGCTTTAGCCTCTTGGCTTTCTTCCTTGTCATAGGATGTCCTTTGGTTGCTTCATATG ATGGGCCTTTGTATGATTACACTGCTTACACTGAG TGTAAAGGGCAGCCAGAGAAAGCACTTTACGATGGAGGGATTCTCAAAGATGATGAGCCTGTAAGTGTCAAAGGCAGCATTGGTGGTTCTGCAAGTATTGTATTTTGGCCGGCTTTCATGTTGCACAACCTCACTCAGGGCACTTATTACTGTTTCTCAA GTTGGGTCAAGATACAAGGTGCAGAATCAGCTCTCATAAAGGCAAGCCTGAAGTCACAAGATGTGTCATATGACTGTATAGGGACTGTTATAGCAAAGCATGGATGCTGGTCATTTCTCAAGGGTGGATTTGTTGTGACTTCACCATCCATTTTCTCAATTCTAACCCTTCAG CAAAGGAAGCGTGCTGTAACAATCCATGTCTCAGATGAACATGGAGATAAGTTGCAAGGGGCAGCCATTAACATAGAGCAAGTCTCGAAAGATTTCCCATTTGGTTCTGCAATTGCAAAGACTATTCTTGGCAATTTGCCTTATCAA AATTGGTTTGCTAAGCGATTCAATGCAGCAGTCTTTGAGAATGAACTCAAGTGGTATGCCACAGAACCTGACCAAGGGCAGGTAAACTACACTATAGCAGACAATATGTTGGAGTTTATTCGTGCTAACCAAATCATTGTTAGAGGCCACAATATATTCTGGGAGGACCCCAAATACACACCACAATGGGTGCGTGACCTTACAGGACCTGAATTACAATCAGCTGTCAATTCGCGTATACAAAGTCTAATGAACAAGTACAAAGAAGAATTCATACACTGGGATGTTAGCAATGAAATGCTTCACTTTGATTTCTATGAGCAACGACTTGGCCCTAATGCCACGTTGCATTTCTATGAGATAGCACACATGTCAGATCCATTGGCAACCCTCtttatgaatgaatttaatGTGGTTGAGACTTGCAGTGATGTGAATTCCACAGTTGATACCTACATTTTAAGGATGAGAGAACTCGAACGTGGTGGTGTCTCAATGGATGGGATTGGTTTAGAGGGTCATTTTACCATACCAAACCCTCCTTTGATGAGAGCTATTCTAGATAAGTTGGCCACATTAGGGCTTCCCATATGGCTTACAGAAGTGGATATCAGCAATACACTTGGTCAAGAAGCACAG GCTATTTACCTAGAAGAAGTACTGAGAGAAGGCTTTTCACATCCTTCTGTGACTGGAATTATGCTTTGGACCGCACTGCATCCTAATGGGTGTTATCAAATGTGCCTGACtgataataattttcaaaatctgcCAGCTGGAGACACGGTTGACAAGCTACTTAAAGAATGGCAAACTGGGGAGGGACAAGGTCAGACAGACGAGCATGGTTCTTATAGCTTTTATGGCTTCTTAGGAGAATATAAAGTGAATGTCAAATACAGCAATAGAAGGGTAAATTCAACATTTTCGCTCTGTGGAGGTGATGAAACTAAACATTATAACATTCAATTGTAG